The genomic region CCACGAGTTCGGCGGAATCGTCGAATGCGTGGGGGAGTCGGCCGATCCGTCGCTGATTGGGAAGCGTGTCGCCGTCGAACCCGGCATCCCGTGTCTGAAATGCGAATGGTGCCGGACGGGCCATTACAACGTCTGCGCGGATCTCTTTTTTCCGGGTGGGCCGCCGTACGACGGCGTTCTCTGCGAATATACCGCCTTTCACGCCGATTTTTGTTTTCCGGTTCCGAACGATCTGGGTGCGGTCGAGGCGGCGATGATCGAACCCCTGGCCGTGGCGGTGCATACGGTCGAACTTGCGCAACTCAAACCCGGCGAAACGGCCGCCATCCTCGGACTCGGTCCCATCGGCCTGTTGACGGCCCAAGTGGCCCAGCGTGCCGGGGCGGGATTGCTGATCGGGAGCGATCGGCTCGATTATCGCGTGGCGGCAGGGCTGCACTATGGGCTGGATGTCGCCTTCAACGCCGGGCGGGAAGACACGGTCGAGGCGATACTGGATATTACGCATGGGCGGGGGGTGGACGCGGCCTTTGACACGGCCCGATCCTCTGACACACCGGCCTTGGCGTGCAAAGTGGTGCGGCCGGCCGGCCGGTGCGTGTTTACAGGCATTTCGGGCGAGGACTACGACCCGATTCCCGTCGGTGTGGCCCGGCGCAAGGAATTGACCATCCGCTGGTGCCGCCGATTCCGGCACGACTACCCCCGCGCCATCGAAATGGCCGCCTGCGGAATGGTTGACGTGAAATCCCTCGTCACGCACAGTTTTTCCTTGGAGCGCACCCGTGATGCCTTCGAACTGGTCGCGGCCAATGCGGATAACGTCTTGAAGGCCTCCGTGGATTTATGAGGAATTTCTGGCGCTCATTCCTCGAAAACACGATTCTCGCGATGGGTATTGCGTCGTTTTGGCCGATTGTTCTGGGATATGAAGCCTTCTGGTACCAATGCCTTCTGGTGTTGATAGCGTTCGGATTGGCCGTTCTGGCGCTGATGCGTTTCCGGCGGATCAAGCGGGAATACGAGGATGCTGAAACCGTTGATATCGAAAGACAGGTCAAATGACTGTTTGAACCATCGTGAAGGGAGTATGCAGCATGCGGTTGTGGAAAAAGATTCTCATCGGATTTGTCGCGTTCATGGTCCTTTTGGCGGGGCTTTTCGTTGTGTTCATCGGCCCGTGGCCCACGTACTCGGCCGGTTTCGAGGGCGCCGGTTATTTCAAGAATACGATGGCCCGCCTTGACCAAGCCGCACAGTCGGTCAAACCGCAAGACAATCCCGGTCCGCTCAAGGTGGGGTGGGGGACGGCGTTGATTACCCCGCCCATCGGCACCCCGCTGGCCGGATACAGCGCCCGCATGAGCAAGCCGTCCACGGGCGTCAACGATGAACTTCACGTGAAAGCGATTGCCATTAGCGACGGCACGGACACGGCGGTGCTCATTGGAGCGGACATGCTGCTAATCCCGCCCAACATCGCCGAACCGGTCCGAGAACAAGTGGCCCGGGAAACGCCTTTGAAGGCCGGCAACCTGTTTTTCACGGCCAGCCATACCCATGACGGCGTGGGGGCGTTCGCGCCGGGGCTTGTCGCCGAGTTTTCGTTTGGGAAATACAATCCGGCAATCCCGCCGATGCTCATCAGCGCGTTTACGAAGGCCATTGTCGAGGCATACAACGCCATGGAGCCGGCAAAACTGGCGCATGGCGCCATAGATGCGCCCCAGTTTATCCGGAACCGCGCGCGCGATGCCGGGGTGGATCCCGTCCTGAATTGGCTGTTGGCCGAGAAGGCCAACGGGAAGCGGTGCTTTGTGACGCGCTATTCGGCGCATCCCACGATCCTTGACGACGACAATATGCTCTTCTCCGCCGAATATCCGGGCTATCTCCAGTCCGCCATCGAAAAGGCCACCGGTGCGACCGCGATTTTTCTGGGGGGAGCGGTTGGCAGCATGAGTCCGCGTGCGCCCGAGGCGGCCGATCCCATTGGCCGCTGCGAGGCCATGGGGCAAGGACTGGCCCAACTCGTTCTGGAGGCCGCCCAAAATCCGGTCTTTGTGGAACGCGCGGATGTGGCCAGTATTGGCATTCCCATAGACTTGCCGCCGTTCCAGATGCGGCCGCTCAGCACGAAGTGGCGGCTTTCGCCATTGGCAAGACGGCTTGTCGGTCTTAGAGCGACGGGTTGGATGACCGCGGTCCGGGTCGGCAATATTGTCTTTGTGAATACCCCCGGCGATTTCAGCGGCGAGATTGCCGTTACGTGGCGGCAGATGGCCGCAAACAAGGGGCTGGATCTCTGGGCGTCGGGTTTTTCCGGCGAATATGCCGGCTATATTTCGCCGGATCGCTATTATCTCGATGTGAGGGACAAACGCGGCAATCCCCAATACGAGACGGCCATCATGTCTTGGTTCGGCCCGCATTTGGAAGGATACCTGACGACCCTCATGGCGCGCATGGTGGATTCCCTCGGCAAGCCGTCGTCCAAGGGTTGACGACCGGGGTCGGCGGCGCGTGTGTCAGTCGGCGATTCCCAGCGCTTCCTTGAGGTGGCGGATTGTTTCCTTGATAGGGGGAAACCCCCAGACATTGCGCCCGACGGTGCTGCCGGCGGCGCCGCTTCGGACGACATCGCGCATCATGGCGGCGGCCTCGGCGATCGTTTCGCATTTCGGTCCTCCGGCGGTCACGACCGGCACGGGGGTGGACGCTACAATGTCGCGAAACGATTCGACATCGCCGGTGTAGGGCGCCTTGATCACATCGGCGCCCATTTCGAGCCCCGCGCGGACGGCGTAGAAAACGTCTTCGGGCGCGGTGCTTACCGCCGGAACGCCCTCTTTCGACGCGATAGGATAGATATGGGTGATGACCGGCAGGCCGAACCGCTCCCCTTCCCGGACCGTCGTCGCGAGGCGCTTGAGATTATCCAGGTCCCCGGCGCATTTGACCAGAATCGCCACGGCAATCGCGTCCGCACCCAGCGCAACCGCTTCCTCGACCTCGACATGGTCGGCGAATCCCGGACGATCGGGCGTCAGGGCCATCTGCTGGACAATCAGCGGAATCCGGCCCGCAAAGGGCGCGAAACAACGCATGGCCGCCCCTTTGTTCAGTGTGATGGAACTTGGGCCCGCCTCGACAATTTCCCGGATGGTCTCTTCTATCTTGCGCAGTCCCGGGGGGATGCCGTCGCGATAATTGATCATGTGATCGGCGGCCACCGCCAGGATCCGGCCCGACGGATGACTGAATATCCGGTTCAACCGGATTTGTTTTCCCAATGCGCTCATGTTGGTTTCAATTTCTGGCCTTGTATGCGTCTTGACAACAAGCCAAAGCGCGAATGTCCGCTAGGGGGCATTCGCGCTCGAAAAACAACACATTACTCTCCGGCGGCGCGCGCCTTTTCATAGGCCGCAATCAGGCCGGAGGCGACATGTTCGGGCACTTCGTCGTAGTGGCTGAACGTGAGATCGTACGAGCCGCGTCCGCCGGTCATGCTGCGCAGATCCGTCGAATACCGCAGAATTTCGGCCTCGGGAACGTTGGCGCGGATGATCTGTTTGCCCGGTCCGCCGGATTCCATGCCGAGAATGCGGCCGCGGCGGCTGTTCAGGTCGCCGGTGATGTCGCCCATGTAGTCCTCGGGCACCGTGACCGCGATTTCCATGATCGGTTCGAGCAGACAGGGCCGCGCTTCCTTGACGCCCTTTTGGATGGCGATCGAGGCGGCGATCTTGAACGCCATTTCGGACGAGTCTACTTCGTGGTATGATCCGAAAAAGAGTTCGACGATGATGTCCACGACGGGAAATCCCGCGATGACGCCGCGCTGCAACGCCTCGATACAACCCTTGTCCACGGCGGGAATGTACTGGCGCGGCACGACGCCTCCCACGATGCTGTCAATGAATTGGTAGCCGCCGCCGCGTTCGTTCGGTGATATGCGCAGGTGGACATCGCCGTATTGGCCATGCCCGCCCGTCTGTTTCTTGTGCTTGCCTTGGACCTCGGCCTTGCCCCGGACCGTCTCGCGATAGGCAACCTTCGGCGTTCGGGTTTCGCATTCGACGCCGTACTTGCGTTTCATGCGATCGAGGAAAATTTCAAGTTGGAGATCGCCCATGCCGCGAACCACGTGTTCCTGCGTGTCCTTGTCGCGGTAATGCGAAAACGTCGGATCCTCTTCGGCTAGCCGGTTCAGGGCTTCGCCAAGTTTGTCCTCGTCGGAACGCGACTTGGGGTAGATGGCCAGTTTCACCATCGAATTGGGCAGGGGATGCTTCGGCAACTCATATTTCACGCCGGACGCGGCTATGGTGTCGCCGAAATGCGTGTTCTTGAGTTTGGCCATGGCCGCCAGATCGCCGGGGATGACTTCCGGCGTCTGGGTTTGTTCCTTGCCGCAGAGAAAGAACAGTTTCCCGGTGCGTTCCTTGGTCTGTGTCGTGACGTTGTAAAATTCGGAATCCGACTTCAGCGTTCCGCTGATGACGCGGAACAGCGTCAATTGCCCCACAAACGGGTCCACGATGCTGCGAAAGACCTGCCCCACGAAAGGACCGTTCACGTCAGGAACGATTTCAACCTCGGTTCCATCCGGATTTTTCGCCACAAATCGGCGTTCCAAGGGCGAAGGGAACGAATGGGCCACGACATCCATCAATTCTTCGATGCCGATGTCCTTTTCAACGCTGCCGGCCAAAATGGGGACAATCTTGCCGGAAGTAATGCCCCGCTGAAGCCCTTGGGTGAATTGCTCGGAAGTCAACGTGCCCGTTTCAAGATACTGCTCAAGCAACGCGTCGTCGGACTCGGCCACGACGTCCATCATGCCTGCCTTCAAGGTCTCGATTTGATCCGCCACCGCGGCGTTTTCACCGGACAGGATGTTCACCACGCCCGTCAATGACGCCGAAAGGCCGACCGGAATGACCAAGGGGACGCATTGCAACCCGTAGAACTTGCGGATGCTTTCCACGACCGCGTCGAAATCCACGTTGTCACGGTCAATCTTGTTTATGAAGAATGCGCGTGGCGTGCCGTATTTTTCAGCGTACTTGAAGGCGTTGTCCGTGCCGACCTGCACGCCGGTCGTCGCGTCAATGACGATGATGATGCCGTCCACCAGCGGCGTCGAAGCCGCGACTTCCCCGAGAAAATCCACATAGCCGGGATGATCCACAAGATGGATGCGCGATCCTTTCCAGTCCACGTGCATCAGTTTCATGCAGATGGTCTGCTGGCGTTCTTTTTCCTCGTCGAGATAATCGCCCGCCGTGTTGCCGTCGGCAATTCGGCCGATGCGGCTCGTTTTGCCGGCCTTGTGCAGGATATGCTCGATGAGCATGGTCTTGCCTGCGCCGCCATGCCCCAATATGCCCACGTTCCGCACTTTACTGGCATCCATGTTCGCCATTTCGTTCTTTCCTCCAAAACCGTCCTGTTCGAGTCTGCACTTGGATCCGGGTTGTTGCGAGGATCAAATTGCCCGCCGGTATCATTCCGGCGGGACGGATTTATCCATCACGCATTGCCACAATCGAAGGTAAAAGTATACTATTTTTTCGTCCCGTCCCTCAAATGAAGCCCGGAGACGCGCTGTGGCCTCCCTGAGCATTGTGATGATTGTGAAAAACGAGGCGGATTGCCTTGGCGAATGCCTCGCAAGCGTTTGCGCCTTGGCGGATGAAGTCGTTGTGGCCGACACCGGTTCGACCGACGACACCGTCTCGGTTGCCCGGCGATTCAAGGCGCGCATTCTGCATGTTCCCTGGCGCGACGATTTTGCCGCCGCGCGAAATGAGGCGCTGGCGGTCGCGACAGCCGATTGGGTACTCCATATTGATGCGGACGAAGTCCTCGATCCGTCCGGCGCGGAAAGGATTCGGGCCTTGATGCGGGCGGACGGCGACGGCGCCGACGCCATCGAGGTGACGCTGCGCAATTACTCGAACGACATCCGTTCGTGGCGGTTCATGGCTGTCGAACCCGGCGATCCGTTCGCGCGCGGTTTCGCGGGCTATTTGCCGGTTCCGCTGCTCCGGCTGTTTCGCAACGGATGCGGGTTCGAATACCGGGAGCCCGTCCATGAAAACATCACGGAAAGCGTCGTTGAAAAGAAGGGCATAATCAAACCTTCAACCATTGTCATCCATCATTACGGTTTTGAAACGAATCCCGAAAAGATGGGAAAAAAGCGCCGGCGCTATTATGCGATCGCGCTGGCCAAATCCGCGCGCCAACCCGAAAATCCCAAAACATGGCATGATTTGGCCGAGCAGGCGTTCGCTGTCGGCGAGGCCGCCGTCGCCGAAGAAGCGGCCCGCAAGGCGCTCGAACTCGATCCCATGCATCTTCCCGCCGCAACCATGCTCGGAAACATTCTGCTCAATCGCGGCGATCTGGACGCGGCGCGGACGCTTTTCGAGAGGATGGAAGGGCAAGGCTGCCGCGCGCCGCATATTGCCACCGCGCTGGGGGCGATTGCGTGCAGGCAAGGCCGGCTCGACGAGGCGCGCGCGAGACTTGAAAGCATTGCGCAAGAATGCCCAAAAGACATCCCCTCCCGGCTCTATCTTGCCCGTGTGGACGACCTCCGCGGCGAATTCGGTTCGGCGCGCGCGCGCCTTCTTGAATCGCTGGCCATTGCTCCGGTCTTGTCTGAGCTTCGGAATCGGGTCCGCGCGCACGAGTTGCGCGAAGAAGCGCGAAAAGTGCTGAACAGTGCGGCGGATCCAGGGGCTGTCGCGCAAGCCATGCGGACATTGGTCGAATCCCTGAGGCTCGATTCGGAAGACCCCCTTACCTACCGCGCGCTCGGAATGGCGCTCGAATCGCTCGGCCAACACGATCAAGCGCAAATACAATTCGACCGCGCAAACCGCCTCGCAGGCTCGACAAGACGGCCGCCGGTCTGAACAACGCGAGCATCCTGGGCGTGGAACGGGCAACCTTCGACGCCGATCAAGCCGTCGCGGCCAAGGCCGAAGGCATTGCCACACATACGGAATCCGTATCCTCCCAAAAGCCGACAGTCGGAAGGCCGAATCACGCAGACGTGCATGGCAAATACCCTTGCCATGCTGGGTGCCTGCGCCGGTCGAAGCGTCGCTATCTCATTCTCCGTCATACCGCATCCTTTCTTTGCGCCTTCGCGTCTTTGCGTGAATCCTCGTTCTCACGCCAAGACGCCAAGACGCCAAGATTTCTGGCTCTTCCGGTTTTACCGTACTTGAACTGCACGCGGATGCCAGCGAACCGGCAAGTAGACGGCGGGAGACCCCGAAAGGGTGCGATGTCAATAGCCGTGGGTGCGAACCCACGGCTGCGGGTTTCCTCGCCACGACCGCCGGGCGACTGAAAGGCGGTACGGGCGGAAGGGATTCCGGGACCACGGCCCCAACCGGGCACGGAAGAAAAATGGTGAGGAATAAAAAGGCGGCCTGTTTTGTCAACCGCTCAAATCCTTTCGCCTGTTGTGCGTTGTATTACAGCACAGACCGTGAACATGTTTCACATGTCATTGTTGGATCATCCGGCTCCTCCGTATTTTTTGAAAGACCTTGCAGCCCGGCATAACGGTTGAAAACCAGCCGGGTTTGTTTCTCTTGCCGTACCCGCGCGTGCATGTTTGCGCATCCGCCCCGCAAATGCGCCTCCTCCATTCTGATTGCGCCAATACGGTTGCCCTTTCCGTCTCCTCATGTCGCCTTGACGGGGCGCTTAGAGCCTGCGGGACAATCATCCCAACGGACTCCGGTCACAAATTTCATACTGGTAAGAAGGTCCGGATTGCAGGGCGCCACCCCTGTAAACGAATGACGAAAATCCATCCGTTTCCAGAAAGAAAAAGAATACGGGGACGCTTCGTTCCAGATGCCGAGAAGCGTCCCCGTCCGATCTTCAAGGGGACGATAGAGCAGTATTTTCCTTAAAAGGCCCTGGCGAACGGCGCCACGGTTACTTTTTCGGCGGTTCCGCCGGCGGCGCCTGTTCGGGCTTCGCGGGTGGCGGGCCTTGACGGTGGCCAAGACCCGGTCCGCGGCCCATGCCGGGGCGCGGACCCATGCGCATCTCGTCGAGCGTCAACACGCCGTCCTTGTTCGCGTCCATCATGTCGAAGCGTTCCTTGGTCATGCGGGGCCGGGCAGCCTGCAATTCCTCGAACGTCACCTTGCCGTTGGCGTCCTTGTCGGCTTCCTTGAACGCTTCGGCCGGGCTTGGAAAATCGGCGGCGCTCAACACGCCGTCCTTGTTACGGTCCATCATGTCGAAGCGTTCCTTGGTGATTTCCGGGCGGGCGGCTTTCATCTCTTCGAACGTGGCCTTGCCGTCCTTGTCGGCATCGGCCTTCCTCAACATATCGAGCATTGGATGGGGACCTCCCGGACCCCGGAGATGCCCGGCTTTGGGCGGCGCCGCCGGGGCGGCGGGAGCGGCCGGGGCGGGATCTTGCGCCCATACGGCGCCGGCCACCAGAAAAATTCCCATACATACGGCAATGATCGTCTTGTTCATGTCAAGTCCCTTTCGTTTTTGTTCATTCTGTCAAACACCGGGAACGCGGCAAGGTTCCCTGTACTTTTTACGCCCGCGGGGCTATGATGACGCGCATGTCCGATTCCGAGACGATGCCGATGACTGGAAAGAACAAGATCCCGGGAACAAAGTAACCGACGATGCCGCGACATTCCATCATACAATCCGAACGCGAACTGTACGGTCCCGTGCGGGATTATCTCGTTGCGCGGGGGTATGTCGTGCGCGGCGAGGTCAAGGGTTGCGATCTCACGGCCACGCGGGGAGACGATTTGCTGGCCGTGGAGTTCAAGCGTGAATTCAACACGGCGCTTCTGATTCAGGCCGCGCAACGCCAGCGCGCGGCGGATTCGGTGTATGTGGCCGTGCCGCGTCCGCCGGAAGGGCTTCGCACGAAACGCTGGCGCGGGATCTGCCATCTGCTGCGCCGTCTCGAACTGGGTTTGTTGCTCGTGAATCCTGGCGGCCCCAGACCTGCCGTCGAAATTGCGTTTCATCCCCTTCCCTACGAACGCAAACGCCTGAAGAAGGCAAAACGCGCCATCCTCGACGAGATGTCGGGCCGATCCGGCGATTTCAACGAAGGCGGCTCGGTCCGGCGCCGCCTGATTACCGCGTACCGCGAAAACGCCATCCATATCGCCTGTTGTCTCGCGGAATGCGGGCCCCTGTCGCCCAAAACATTGCGCGCCATGGGAACGGGGCCGAAGACGTTGTCCATCCTCGCCGGCAATTTCTACGGCTGGTTCGAGCGCGTGGAACGCGGCGTCTACCGGCTTACGGCGCGCGGCGGCGAAGACCTCATGGCCTATCCCGAACTGGCGGATCATTACCGCCGCCGAATTCAGACGAATGCGCGATAGGCGGTTTTAATCCGTTCGAGCAACGCGCGGGGATCTTCGGCCCAGAGTTCGTCGGAGAAGATTTCGACTTCGATGGCGCCGTCGTATCCGGTTTCCTCGACCCAACGGCGAATCCGGCGAATTGGAATGCAGCCTTCCCCCATCAGTCCGCGATCGTTCAGCAGATCGCGCGTGGGACACCGCCAGTCGCAGACGTGAAACGATAAAATGCGCGGCCCGGCGCGGCGGATTTCCGCCTCGAGATCCGGATCCCACCACAGGTGATAAACGTCCACCGTCACGCCCACAACCGGCGTCGCAAGGCGTTCCGCGATGTCGTTTGCCTGTCTCAGCGTGTTGACGGCGCAACGGTCGCCCGCGTACATCGGATGCAGCGGCTCGATGCCCAGACGCACACCCGCCGCTTCCGCATGGGGCACGACGGCGGCAATTCCATCGGCAATTTGCCCACGCGCTTCTTCGAGCGGGAGGCCCGGGACGGCTCCGCTGACCAAGACCACGAGCGGCGCACCAATGGCCGCCGCTTCGTCAACGGCGCGGAGGTTGTCCGCGATGGCTTTCTCGCGTTCGGCGGCGGTGCGCGCGGGGAAAAATCCTCCCCGGCACAGACTGGCCACACGAAGCCCGGAATCGCGAAGCATCCGCCCGGATACCACGGCTCCCTGGGGTTCGAGATGCTGCCGCCAAACCGTGATGCCGGGAATTCCGGCCGCGGTAAAGCCTTCGATGGCCTCCGCCAAGGACCAGCGTTTCACCGTCATCGTATGCACGCACAACCGGCGCAGGTCCGGCGGCGCGTCTTTATCGGTTATGGTTGTCATATTTTTTGGGTTCCCAACAATTGCAACACAAAGAGGCCGCGCGTGCCATTATCCTGAAAACGGCATTTCAATCGCGAATTGATGCGAGTAGCGGACGCAACCGATCATTCTCCAATACAGGGGGCGGTTTTCGGTCTGACAAGTCACGGTCGAAAATTCGCCATGCGGCAAAGATAATCTTCGAGATTCGTATAGCCGTTGCCGTCGGAATCTTGGGCGCCGTCGGCCGGATCCTGTGGATTCAGTCCATGGCGGCGTTCCCAAGTGTCGGGCATGCCGTCGTGATCGGAATCGTCCGGTGCGGGAAGCGAACGGAGTTCGGGCCAGCCGCCCACGGCCGTCTGGGAGTCTATCAGGCCTTTGCCGCCGCCGCCGTAGGTTTCGCCGTAACGGGCAGTCCCTGTCCGGATTTCCTCGATGATGCGCGCATCCACCGCGTCGCGCCTGATCGAACAACCCGCCTCGCGCAGCACCCGCTTGTATGCGCGCTTTGCCGATTGGGTCTTGACCGGCGCCACGACGTACGGTTCATGCGCGCGCAATGTCTGTTCGGTGGCTTCGCCGTCTTCGGCGAAATCAATGCCGCCGGCCCAATTGTCTTTCGAAACAAGGGGGAATCCCCACACATAATTCCCCGCGCAATACATTTTCCCTCGGGGATCTTTCTGAAGAAAGATGCGATCGCGAACATTCTCCGAGGTGGCGGGGCCGAATTTGTAGTAATTGTTGATCCAGTTGCGGGGCCACCGTTCGCCTCCGTACGCGCTGTTGAAGCCCCAGTTGTAGATGACGTTGTTCCGCAGATCGAGCAGGCCGGATTCCTCGTTGCCGGAGGCGCGCGGATTCCGGCTCGAATGGTGCGCCAGGATGTTGTGGTGGAACGACGCGCCCGGACCGCCCCACAACCCGCCGTAACCGTGCGAGCCCTTCTTGTGGAGCGATTTCGTGAGGCTTTCCGTGACCATGCACCACTGCACCGTCACATTGGAGGCCTTGTTGATGGAAAGCGTTTCGTCAACGCCCCAACTCACCGAGCAGTGGTCCACGATGATGTGATCGCCGTTGCCCCCGAACGCATCCTGTTCCTTACGTTTCTCGTCGCCGGGACGGAACCGCATGTAACGGACGATCATATGTTGCGTGTCGAAATTGAACTGGTAGTTTTTGATGCAGATTCCATCGCCCGGCGCCGTCTGCCCGGCTATGGTGATGTACGGGTGCCGAATCTTCAATTCGCGTTCGAGCGGGATCGTGCCCGAAACACGGAACACCACCGTCCGCGGTCCCTCGGCCTCGCACGCCGCGCGGAAACTTCCCGGTCCGTTGTCGTTGAGATTCGTCACCTCGATTACGCGTCCGCCGCGTCCGCCGAGGGTGTACTGGCCGAAGCCTTCCGCGCCGGGAAAGGCGGGGGCGCGATTCGGGCGAAATCGGCGCAGGATCACGCTTGCGGGCTTGCGGCGGTATTCCACATCGCACAGCCAACCTTCCGGAAGCCGAATTTGGTTGAACTTCCCCTGAAGGGCCTCGACGCCTTTTCCGAATACCGGGCAAACCGTGTTCTCGTGCGGTTCGATGCGTCCGGCGAACCGCACTTCAAGCACGCCCGACAGCCGCCATCGGCCCGATGTGATGGTATCGCATTCACCGCCGTCGGTTATCGTGAATTCGGTCCGTTCGCCGGTTGCCTGCCAGCCGGAAGCGATTTCGGACGCGGCCGCTTTTCCTGCCTCTCCCGCGCAGGCGCACAAAATCGCCGCGAAGCCCAACAGGTGTTTCACGTGCATGAAAAACGCCTCCCACGGTTCATGCAAACGACCGTTCAGTTCCCGGCTTGGGCCGTTACCTCGATCGGATTCGTCAGAATCCACGGGGCCATGTTTCGGGCGTAGTGTTCGCCGACGACGGCGATTTCGCCGGGAACGCTCACATCCGCTTGAATGCGGTATTTGCCCGGGGCCGTCACTTCGTACTCGAAGGTCCTGCCGCTCTGCTCGGTCACGCGATTGCCGTCGCGCACCAGCGTGAACCGGCAGGGCAGCGGCGCCTCGGCGCGCAACTTGAGACCGGGCGCCAACGCGATGCGTTCGCCCATTGTCACGCGCTGTCCGCCGCCCTCCGCCACATAGGCGAACCCGCCGGCGTCCGCGATCATGTTGAACGCCACAAAAGCACGCCCCGTCCGGACGGCGTCGAGCAGGGCCGGTTCGGTCAATTCTTGGGCAAGCAGGTGGGTATTGACGAATCGCGACGAACGTTCATACGGATCCATATCAATCCGGAACAATTGTTGGCCCGCTTCGAGTTTCCCGAAAAACAATTTCAGGAGCGTCCGCGTCACGGCGTTCAACTTGAACTCGGCGATCTTCTTCTTCGGATCGCTGTGGCCGGTATCCAGCAACAGCAGCGAGTCTTCCGCCGTATAGATGCCACGGGCGCCGACGTTCTGATGGCAGTCGTTGGCGGCGATGCCCGTGAGTTTGCGATGCACGTTTTGCTCGTCCCATTTCTGCACCAGCATCGCCAGCACCCACCAGTCGAATACCGAACGGAGCGTCTGTTCGGGATACGCCCACATGTTGATCAGGAGTTCCTTGACGACCTCGAGCCGGGAATGCTTTTCCATCATTTCATCGAGGAGGTCGGTGTGGATGTTGTAGATTTCCATGCCGTCAATTTCGGGAATGTGCCACGGACGCCCCGCCTCGCAATGTCCGAGGCACAGCACACCGCCGAGTTGGTGAATCTTTTTGGCCAGTTCCGCCGGATCCTCGCTGTTGGAAAACACGGTGTCGTCCGGAAGCCCCCACGGCATGAACCCGTCCCGCATCTCGAACCCGCGCACGAAGAGGATTCCGTCGTGAATACCCTTCCAGCCGAGCGAATAATCCGCCTTGCCGTCCACGACGTGATCCGTCATGAAAATGAATTGGCATTTTGCCTGGTGCAGCGCCTGGACGATTTCCGGAAACGTGACCTCCGAGTCGTGCGAGACCTCGGAATGGCTGTGCATCACCCCGCGATATTCCTGCCAGCCCGTTTGGAGCGACACGGGGGTTCGTTGCGCCGCGAGTTGCTTCCACGCCTCCGCCTGTTTCGGAAACAAATAAAAGCGATGATAGAGTTGCGGAGCAAAAAAGCCGCCGAAGGCCCCTCCTAGAAACACTACGAATAACACAAACAGACGCGCGCACCACCGCGCGAAGACAAGCAGGCATCCCTTCTTCTTTTTCTGCGTTTCCACGTCAGGACTCGTTTTCGGCGGCACGAGCCATGTAATTTTCCCAGCGGGCATCCACCCATTGCTGAAATTCGGCGAGACGTTCGGGATCGGGCTTGCCGAACCGTTTCTGGGCCGCGAAATAGGTTTCGATCGGCGCGCGCTTGTTTCGCTTGGCGATGGTGCGGCTCTTGCTCGTCAGGCGAAAAACGCCGTTTTCGATTTCATATAGGACCACCGCGCCGGTTTCGACGGCAAGACGTCCCACTTTGATGGTGTCGGTCGTCGGGAATACCCATCCGGGCGGACATGGTGTCGAGATGTGGATGTAGCGCGTGCCGGAAATGGCGCGGGCCTTGCGCACCTTGTCGAACAAGTCCGCG from Candidatus Hydrogenedentota bacterium harbors:
- a CDS encoding alcohol dehydrogenase catalytic domain-containing protein, which encodes MKAAQWFAPRDIRLVEVEKPVPKPHEALIKVESVGICGSDLHYYLDGRIGSTVITRPIILGHEFGGIVECVGESADPSLIGKRVAVEPGIPCLKCEWCRTGHYNVCADLFFPGGPPYDGVLCEYTAFHADFCFPVPNDLGAVEAAMIEPLAVAVHTVELAQLKPGETAAILGLGPIGLLTAQVAQRAGAGLLIGSDRLDYRVAAGLHYGLDVAFNAGREDTVEAILDITHGRGVDAAFDTARSSDTPALACKVVRPAGRCVFTGISGEDYDPIPVGVARRKELTIRWCRRFRHDYPRAIEMAACGMVDVKSLVTHSFSLERTRDAFELVAANADNVLKASVDL
- a CDS encoding aldolase, whose product is MSALGKQIRLNRIFSHPSGRILAVAADHMINYRDGIPPGLRKIEETIREIVEAGPSSITLNKGAAMRCFAPFAGRIPLIVQQMALTPDRPGFADHVEVEEAVALGADAIAVAILVKCAGDLDNLKRLATTVREGERFGLPVITHIYPIASKEGVPAVSTAPEDVFYAVRAGLEMGADVIKAPYTGDVESFRDIVASTPVPVVTAGGPKCETIAEAAAMMRDVVRSGAAGSTVGRNVWGFPPIKETIRHLKEALGIAD
- the fusA gene encoding elongation factor G; this translates as MANMDASKVRNVGILGHGGAGKTMLIEHILHKAGKTSRIGRIADGNTAGDYLDEEKERQQTICMKLMHVDWKGSRIHLVDHPGYVDFLGEVAASTPLVDGIIIVIDATTGVQVGTDNAFKYAEKYGTPRAFFINKIDRDNVDFDAVVESIRKFYGLQCVPLVIPVGLSASLTGVVNILSGENAAVADQIETLKAGMMDVVAESDDALLEQYLETGTLTSEQFTQGLQRGITSGKIVPILAGSVEKDIGIEELMDVVAHSFPSPLERRFVAKNPDGTEVEIVPDVNGPFVGQVFRSIVDPFVGQLTLFRVISGTLKSDSEFYNVTTQTKERTGKLFFLCGKEQTQTPEVIPGDLAAMAKLKNTHFGDTIAASGVKYELPKHPLPNSMVKLAIYPKSRSDEDKLGEALNRLAEEDPTFSHYRDKDTQEHVVRGMGDLQLEIFLDRMKRKYGVECETRTPKVAYRETVRGKAEVQGKHKKQTGGHGQYGDVHLRISPNERGGGYQFIDSIVGGVVPRQYIPAVDKGCIEALQRGVIAGFPVVDIIVELFFGSYHEVDSSEMAFKIAASIAIQKGVKEARPCLLEPIMEIAVTVPEDYMGDITGDLNSRRGRILGMESGGPGKQIIRANVPEAEILRYSTDLRSMTGGRGSYDLTFSHYDEVPEHVASGLIAAYEKARAAGE
- a CDS encoding neutral/alkaline non-lysosomal ceramidase N-terminal domain-containing protein, whose protein sequence is MRLWKKILIGFVAFMVLLAGLFVVFIGPWPTYSAGFEGAGYFKNTMARLDQAAQSVKPQDNPGPLKVGWGTALITPPIGTPLAGYSARMSKPSTGVNDELHVKAIAISDGTDTAVLIGADMLLIPPNIAEPVREQVARETPLKAGNLFFTASHTHDGVGAFAPGLVAEFSFGKYNPAIPPMLISAFTKAIVEAYNAMEPAKLAHGAIDAPQFIRNRARDAGVDPVLNWLLAEKANGKRCFVTRYSAHPTILDDDNMLFSAEYPGYLQSAIEKATGATAIFLGGAVGSMSPRAPEAADPIGRCEAMGQGLAQLVLEAAQNPVFVERADVASIGIPIDLPPFQMRPLSTKWRLSPLARRLVGLRATGWMTAVRVGNIVFVNTPGDFSGEIAVTWRQMAANKGLDLWASGFSGEYAGYISPDRYYLDVRDKRGNPQYETAIMSWFGPHLEGYLTTLMARMVDSLGKPSSKG